In Setaria viridis chromosome 5, Setaria_viridis_v4.0, whole genome shotgun sequence, the genomic stretch CGCCCGGACTCCtcaatctcctcctccctcccggccAACACCACCAGCACCGCGTACGACGAGCTCCGCCTCCGGGGCTTCCCGCGGGGCCTGCTCCCCGCCAACGTGCGGGGGTACACGCTCGACACCGGGTCCGGGGACTTCGCCGTCGACCTCCACTCCAGCTGCCGCATCGTGCTGCCCGCGGGGAGCTACCTCGCCGCCTTCAACAACCGCCTCACGGGGCGGCTCGACGACCGCCGCATCTCGGGCCTTAGCGGCATCCGCGTCAGGGCCTTCTTCCGCTGGTGGTCCATCACAGGGATCCGTGCCGACGGGGACCAGCTCGTCTTCGAGGTTGGGTCGGTCTCCGCCAAGTTCCCCGCGCGGGACTTCAACGCCAGCCTCGAGTGCCCCGCCAAGGCTGACTCATAAGACAGCAAGGTGAGTAGAGTACTACTCGTCCCGACTACTTTGGTTTTGTAGTCTCAAATTTTGTTGGTACCGTCTCCTTGAGCGTGGTATGATCATGGAATTAAGAACACAACATCGATTATTATTgccctttttttatttgtatacATCAAATTGACCAAAGGATGCCTGCAGTATTT encodes the following:
- the LOC117859241 gene encoding uncharacterized protein encodes the protein MARRLLAALLAVSLLLPLARPDSSISSSLPANTTSTAYDELRLRGFPRGLLPANVRGYTLDTGSGDFAVDLHSSCRIVLPAGSYLAAFNNRLTGRLDDRRISGLSGIRVRAFFRWWSITGIRADGDQLVFEVGSVSAKFPARDFNASLECPAKADS